A section of the Triticum dicoccoides isolate Atlit2015 ecotype Zavitan chromosome 7A, WEW_v2.0, whole genome shotgun sequence genome encodes:
- the LOC119334030 gene encoding 2-oxoglutarate-Fe(II) type oxidoreductase hxnY-like, with the protein MGHASAALPVVDLASTDISAATKSIRQALVDYGFFYVINHGIDDALMKSVYAESNNFFQQPMEEKMALRKNSSHRGYIPPDFEGFEADAGGKGDLLECFHIGSGVDGESKNDVNQWPPAERFPSWKKTMKSYYECAMGTSKRILSLIALSLDLDAEFFKPHDSETILRPIHYSGRAIESKHGSDHGANAHTDYGMLTLLSTDGTPGLQICRDKDGRPQLWEDVHHIDGALVVNIGDLLERWTNNVYRSTLHRVLMVGKERYSVAFFVWPSPDMMVTCMESCCSEANPPRQFPWQVVRVLAEAEARAEVERLTNCVSSGQRTSRWVT; encoded by the exons ATGGGCCACGCGAGCGCAGCCCTCCCCGTGGTTGACCTCGCGTCCACGGACATCAGCGCTGCCACCAAATCCATCCGGCAG gcgcTGGTGGATTACGGCTTCTTCTACGTGATCAACCACGGGATCGACGACGCCCTGATGAAGAGCGTCTACGCGGAGAGCAACAACTTCTTCCAGCAGCCAATGGAGGAGAAGATGGCGCTGCGCAAGAACAGCAGCCACAGAGGCTACATTCCTCCCGATTTTGAAGGCTTCGAGGCTGACGCTGGTGGCAAGG GGGACCTATTGGAGTGTTTCCACATTGGGTCTGGGGTAGACGGCGAATCCAAGAATGATGTGAATCAGTGGCCGCCTGCAG AACGCTTTCCATCTTGGAAGAAGACAATGAAGTCGTACTACGAATGTGCAAT GGGAACTAGCAAAAGGATATTGTCCCTAATTGCTTTGAGTTTAGACCTTGACGCTGAATTCTTCAAGCCACATGACTCCGAAACAATTCTTCGACCAATTCATTACTCAG GTCGGGCAATTGAATCGAAACATGGAAGTGATCATGGTGCAAACGCTCATACGGATTATGGAATGTTAACTCTTCTTTCAACAGATGGCACCCCTGGCCTGCAG ATATGCAGGGACAAGGATGGCCGTCCCCAGCTCTGGGAAGATGTTCATCACATTGATGG AGCACTTGTTGTGAACATTGGTGATTTGCTAGAAAGGTGGACAAATAATGTTTATAG GTCTACCCTGCATCGTGTTTTGATGGTTGGCAAGGAGCGGTATTCA GTGGCTTTCTTTGTTTGGCCAAGCCCAGATATGATGGTTACATGCATGGAAAGTTGTTGCAGCGAGGCAAATCCACCAAG ACAGTTCCCGTGGCAGGTTGTACGCGTCCTGGCCGAGGCGGAGGCGCGCGCTGAAGTGGAGCGTCTCACGAACTGTGTGAGCAGCGGGCAGAGGACGTCACGCTGGGTGACGTAG